One segment of Oscillospiraceae bacterium MB08-C2-2 DNA contains the following:
- a CDS encoding DsbA family protein: MRKLEVFFDYACPFCLRGHQYLSELIAAFSNIEILWCPCEAHPRPDSYGPHSDLCIQGMFFALEQGVDIWEYHKRMYSAALQEKLDIENTDVLAGCVKGLLNQDAFRSALKSGIYQTALNSSNDHAYRQSGVWAVPSYRMEGLRLDSVENVGVTKKQLENFMRLADK; the protein is encoded by the coding sequence GCCTGCGAGGGCATCAGTACCTATCCGAGTTAATAGCAGCCTTTTCAAACATTGAGATTTTGTGGTGCCCCTGTGAAGCACATCCCCGCCCGGATTCCTATGGTCCCCACAGCGACCTGTGCATTCAGGGGATGTTCTTTGCCTTGGAGCAGGGTGTGGACATTTGGGAATACCACAAGCGCATGTACAGTGCCGCTCTCCAGGAAAAGCTTGATATTGAAAATACAGATGTATTGGCCGGCTGTGTAAAGGGTCTGCTGAATCAAGATGCTTTCCGCAGTGCTCTGAAATCGGGTATCTATCAAACAGCATTGAATAGCTCCAATGATCATGCCTACCGACAGTCCGGTGTGTGGGCTGTGCCTTCTTATCGAATGGAGGGCCTCCGTCTGGATTCCGTTGAAAACGTAGGTGTAACAAAAAAGCAGCTGGAGAATTTTATGAGACTTGCCGATAAATAA